One segment of Macaca fascicularis isolate 582-1 chromosome 4, T2T-MFA8v1.1 DNA contains the following:
- the CRIP3 gene encoding cysteine-rich protein 3 isoform X3, with the protein MSWTCPRCQQPVFFAEKVSSLGKNWHRFCLKCERCHSVLSPGGHAEHNGRPYCHKPCYGALFGPRGVNIGGVGSYLYNAPTPSPGSTTPLSPSSFSPPRPRTGLPQGKKSPPHMKTFTGETSLCPGCGEPVYFEWKHYHFSPPPAEKVMSLGRNWHRPCLRCQRCRKTLTAGSHAEV; encoded by the exons ATGAGCTGGACCTGTCCGCGTTGCCAGCAACCCGTTTTCTTCG CTGAGAAGGTGAGCTCCCTGGGCAAGAACTGGCACCGCTTCTGCCTGAAATGTGAGCGCTGTCACAGCGTCCTGTCTCCTGGCGGGCATGCAGAG CACAACGGGAGGCCATACTGCCACAAGCCATGCTATGGGGCTCTCTTTGGACCCAGGG GGGTGAACATTGGTGGTGTGGGCTCCTACTTGTACAACgcccccactcccagccctggCAGCACCACTCCTCTCAGCCCCAGCAGCTTTAGCCCTCCCAGGCCAAGGACTGGCCTCCCCCAAGGCAAGAAAA GCCCTCCCCATATGAAGACATTCACTGGAGAGACGTCGCTGTGCCCTGGTTGTGGGGAGCCTGTCTATTTTG AATGGAAGCACTACCACTTCTCTCCACCACCAGCTGAGAAGGTGATGTCATTAGGCAGAAATTGGCACCGACCCTGTCTGAGGTGCCAGCGTTGCCGCAAGACCCTGACTGCTGGGAGTCATGCCGAG GTGTGA
- the CRIP3 gene encoding cysteine-rich protein 3 isoform X1 — MSWTCPRCQQPVFFAEKVSSLGKNWHRFCLKCERCHSVLSPGGHAEHNGRPYCHKPCYGALFGPRGVNIGGVGSYLYNAPTPSPGSTTPLSPSSFSPPRPRTGLPQGKKSPPHMKTFTGETSLCPGCGEPVYFEWKHYHFSPPPAEKVMSLGRNWHRPCLRCQRCRKTLTAGSHAEHDGVPYCHVPCYGYLFGPKGVNIGDVGCYIYDPVKIKFQ; from the exons ATGAGCTGGACCTGTCCGCGTTGCCAGCAACCCGTTTTCTTCG CTGAGAAGGTGAGCTCCCTGGGCAAGAACTGGCACCGCTTCTGCCTGAAATGTGAGCGCTGTCACAGCGTCCTGTCTCCTGGCGGGCATGCAGAG CACAACGGGAGGCCATACTGCCACAAGCCATGCTATGGGGCTCTCTTTGGACCCAGGG GGGTGAACATTGGTGGTGTGGGCTCCTACTTGTACAACgcccccactcccagccctggCAGCACCACTCCTCTCAGCCCCAGCAGCTTTAGCCCTCCCAGGCCAAGGACTGGCCTCCCCCAAGGCAAGAAAA GCCCTCCCCATATGAAGACATTCACTGGAGAGACGTCGCTGTGCCCTGGTTGTGGGGAGCCTGTCTATTTTG AATGGAAGCACTACCACTTCTCTCCACCACCAGCTGAGAAGGTGATGTCATTAGGCAGAAATTGGCACCGACCCTGTCTGAGGTGCCAGCGTTGCCGCAAGACCCTGACTGCTGGGAGTCATGCCGAG caTGACGGAGTCCCCTACTGCCACGTCCCCTGCTACGGCTACCTGTTTGGCCCCAAAG GTGTGAACATTGGCGATGTGGGCTGCTACATCTATGACCCAGTGAAGATAAAATTCCAATGA
- the CRIP3 gene encoding cysteine-rich protein 3 isoform X5: MKTFTGETSLCPGCGEPVYFEWKHYHFSPPPAEKVMSLGRNWHRPCLRCQRCRKTLTAGSHAEHDGVPYCHVPCYGYLFGPKGVNIGDVGCYIYDPVKIKFQ, translated from the exons ATGAAGACATTCACTGGAGAGACGTCGCTGTGCCCTGGTTGTGGGGAGCCTGTCTATTTTG AATGGAAGCACTACCACTTCTCTCCACCACCAGCTGAGAAGGTGATGTCATTAGGCAGAAATTGGCACCGACCCTGTCTGAGGTGCCAGCGTTGCCGCAAGACCCTGACTGCTGGGAGTCATGCCGAG caTGACGGAGTCCCCTACTGCCACGTCCCCTGCTACGGCTACCTGTTTGGCCCCAAAG GTGTGAACATTGGCGATGTGGGCTGCTACATCTATGACCCAGTGAAGATAAAATTCCAATGA
- the SLC22A7 gene encoding solute carrier family 22 member 7 isoform X3, translating into MSFEELLEQVGGFGPFQLRNVALLALPRVLLPLHFLLPIFLAAVPAHRCALPGAPANFSHQDAWLEAYIPREPDGTLSSCLHFAYPQALPNTTLGEERQSRGELEDESATVPCSQGWEYDHSEFSSTTATEWDLVCEQKGLNRAASTFFFAGVLVGAMAFGYLSDRFGRRRLLLVAYVSTLVLGLASAASVSYVMFAITRTLTGSALAGFTIIVMPLGEAELEWLDVEHRTVAGVLSSTFWTGGVMLLALVGYLIRDWRWLLLAVTLPCAPGILSLWWVPESARWLLTQGRVKEAHRYLLHCARLNGRPVCEDSLSQEAVSKVAAEERVVRRPSYLDLFRTPRLRHISLCCVVVWFGVNFSYYGLSLDVSGLGLNVYQTQLLFGAVELPFKLLVYLSVRHAGRRLTQAGTLLGTALALGTRLLVSSDMKSWSTVLAVMGKGFSEAAFTTVYLFTSELYPTVLSPGLTEENGLLATRTGPAHSSAPGNAHGTQ; encoded by the exons ATGAGTTTTGAGGAGCTGCTGGAGCAGGTGGGCGGCTTTGGGCCCTTCCAACTGCGGAATGTGGCACTGCTGGCCCTGCCCCGAGTGCTGCTACCACTGCATTTCCTCCTGCCCATCTTCCTGGCTGCTGTGCCTGCCCACCGATGTGCCCTGCCGGGTGCCCCTGCCAACTTCAGCCATCAGGATGCGTGGCTGGAGGCCTACATTCCCCGGGAGCCCGATGGCACGCTTAGCTCCTGCCTCCACTTTGCCTACCCCCAGGCTCTCCCCAACACCACGTTGGGGGAAGAAAGGCAGAGCCGTGGGGAGCTGGAGGATGAATCTGCCACAGTGCCCTGCTCTCAGGGCTGGGAGTACGACCACTCAGAGTTCTCCTCTACCACTGCAACTGAG TGGGATCTGGTGTGTGAGCAGAAAGGCCTGAACAGAGCTGCATCCACTTTCTTCTTCGCCGGTGTGCTGGTGGGGGCTATGGCCTTTGGATATCTGTCTGACAG GTTTGGGCGGAGGCGTCTGCTGCTGGTGGCCTACGTGAGTACCCTGGTGCTGGGCCTGGCATCTGCAGCCTCCGTCAGCTATGTAATGTTCGCCATCACCCGCACCCTCACTGGCTCAGCCCTGGCTGGTTTTACCATCATCGTGATGCCACTGGGTGAGGCAG agctggagtggctggatgTGGAGCACCGCACTGTGGCCGGAGTCCTGAGCAGCACCTTCTGGACAGGAGGCGTGATGCTGCTGGCACTGGTTGGGTACCTGATACGGGACTGGCGATGGCTTCTGCTAGCTGTCACCCTGCCTTGTGCCCCAGGCATCCTCAGCCTCTG GTGGGTGCCTGAGTCTGCACGCTGGCTTCTAACTCAGGGCCGTGTGAAAGAGGCCCACAGGTACCTGCTCCACTGTGCCAGGCTCAATGGGCGGCCAGTGTGTGAGGACAGCCTCAGCCAGGAG GCTGTGAGCAAAGTGGCTGCCGAGGAACGGGTGGTCCGAAGACCTTCATACCTAGACCTGTTCCGCACGCCACGGCTCCGACACATCTCACTGTGCTGCGTGGTGGTGTG GTTCGGAGTGAACTTCTCCTATTACGGCCTGAGTCTGGATGTGTCAGGCTTGGGGCTGAATGTGTACCAGACGCAGCTGTTGTTTGGGGCCGTGGAATTGCCCTTCAAGTTGCTGGTCTACCTGTCGGTGCGCCACGCAGGACGCCGCCTCACGCAAGCCGGGACACTGCTGGGCACGGCCCTGGCGCTTGGCACTAGACTGCTAGTGTCCTCCG ACATGAAGTCCTGGAGCACCGTCCTGGCAGTGATGGGGAAAGGTTTTTCTGAAGCTGCCTTCACCACTGTCTACCTGTTCACTTCGGAGTTGTACCCTACGGTGCTCAG CCCGGGCCTCACCGAAGAAAACGGGTTGCTGGCAACGCGGACAGGTCCAGCTCATAGCTCCGCTCCAGGCAACGCACACGGCACACAGTAG
- the CRIP3 gene encoding cysteine-rich protein 3 isoform X4, whose amino-acid sequence MSWTCPRCQQPVFFAEKVSSLGKNWHRFCLKCERCHSVLSPGGHAEHNGRPYCHKPCYGALFGPRGVNIGGVGSYLYNAPTPSPGSTTPLSPSSFSPPRPRTGLPQGKKSPPHMKTFTGETSLCPGCGEPVYFAEKVMSLGRNWHRPCLRCQRCRKTLTAGSHAEV is encoded by the exons ATGAGCTGGACCTGTCCGCGTTGCCAGCAACCCGTTTTCTTCG CTGAGAAGGTGAGCTCCCTGGGCAAGAACTGGCACCGCTTCTGCCTGAAATGTGAGCGCTGTCACAGCGTCCTGTCTCCTGGCGGGCATGCAGAG CACAACGGGAGGCCATACTGCCACAAGCCATGCTATGGGGCTCTCTTTGGACCCAGGG GGGTGAACATTGGTGGTGTGGGCTCCTACTTGTACAACgcccccactcccagccctggCAGCACCACTCCTCTCAGCCCCAGCAGCTTTAGCCCTCCCAGGCCAAGGACTGGCCTCCCCCAAGGCAAGAAAA GCCCTCCCCATATGAAGACATTCACTGGAGAGACGTCGCTGTGCCCTGGTTGTGGGGAGCCTGTCTATTTTG CTGAGAAGGTGATGTCATTAGGCAGAAATTGGCACCGACCCTGTCTGAGGTGCCAGCGTTGCCGCAAGACCCTGACTGCTGGGAGTCATGCCGAG GTGTGA
- the CRIP3 gene encoding cysteine-rich protein 3 isoform X2 → MSWTCPRCQQPVFFAEKVSSLGKNWHRFCLKCERCHSVLSPGGHAEHNGRPYCHKPCYGALFGPRGVNIGGVGSYLYNAPTPSPGSTTPLSPSSFSPPRPRTGLPQGKKSPPHMKTFTGETSLCPGCGEPVYFAEKVMSLGRNWHRPCLRCQRCRKTLTAGSHAEHDGVPYCHVPCYGYLFGPKGVNIGDVGCYIYDPVKIKFQ, encoded by the exons ATGAGCTGGACCTGTCCGCGTTGCCAGCAACCCGTTTTCTTCG CTGAGAAGGTGAGCTCCCTGGGCAAGAACTGGCACCGCTTCTGCCTGAAATGTGAGCGCTGTCACAGCGTCCTGTCTCCTGGCGGGCATGCAGAG CACAACGGGAGGCCATACTGCCACAAGCCATGCTATGGGGCTCTCTTTGGACCCAGGG GGGTGAACATTGGTGGTGTGGGCTCCTACTTGTACAACgcccccactcccagccctggCAGCACCACTCCTCTCAGCCCCAGCAGCTTTAGCCCTCCCAGGCCAAGGACTGGCCTCCCCCAAGGCAAGAAAA GCCCTCCCCATATGAAGACATTCACTGGAGAGACGTCGCTGTGCCCTGGTTGTGGGGAGCCTGTCTATTTTG CTGAGAAGGTGATGTCATTAGGCAGAAATTGGCACCGACCCTGTCTGAGGTGCCAGCGTTGCCGCAAGACCCTGACTGCTGGGAGTCATGCCGAG caTGACGGAGTCCCCTACTGCCACGTCCCCTGCTACGGCTACCTGTTTGGCCCCAAAG GTGTGAACATTGGCGATGTGGGCTGCTACATCTATGACCCAGTGAAGATAAAATTCCAATGA
- the SLC22A7 gene encoding solute carrier family 22 member 7 isoform X4 — MSFEELLEQVGGFGPFQLRNVALLALPRVLLPLHFLLPIFLAAVPAHRCALPGAPANFSHQDAWLEAYIPREPDGTLSSCLHFAYPQALPNTTLGEERQSRGELEDESATVPCSQGWEYDHSEFSSTTATEWDLVCEQKGLNRAASTFFFAGVLVGAMAFGYLSDRFGRRRLLLVAYVSTLVLGLASAASVSYVMFAITRTLTGSALAGFTIIVMPLELEWLDVEHRTVAGVLSSTFWTGGVMLLALVGYLIRDWRWLLLAVTLPCAPGILSLWWVPESARWLLTQGRVKEAHRYLLHCARLNGRPVCEDSLSQEAVSKVAAEERVVRRPSYLDLFRTPRLRHISLCCVVVWFGVNFSYYGLSLDVSGLGLNVYQTQLLFGAVELPFKLLVYLSVRHAGRRLTQAGTLLGTALALGTRLLVSSDMKSWSTVLAVMGKGFSEAAFTTVYLFTSELYPTVLSPGLTEENGLLATRTGPAHSSAPGNAHGTQ, encoded by the exons ATGAGTTTTGAGGAGCTGCTGGAGCAGGTGGGCGGCTTTGGGCCCTTCCAACTGCGGAATGTGGCACTGCTGGCCCTGCCCCGAGTGCTGCTACCACTGCATTTCCTCCTGCCCATCTTCCTGGCTGCTGTGCCTGCCCACCGATGTGCCCTGCCGGGTGCCCCTGCCAACTTCAGCCATCAGGATGCGTGGCTGGAGGCCTACATTCCCCGGGAGCCCGATGGCACGCTTAGCTCCTGCCTCCACTTTGCCTACCCCCAGGCTCTCCCCAACACCACGTTGGGGGAAGAAAGGCAGAGCCGTGGGGAGCTGGAGGATGAATCTGCCACAGTGCCCTGCTCTCAGGGCTGGGAGTACGACCACTCAGAGTTCTCCTCTACCACTGCAACTGAG TGGGATCTGGTGTGTGAGCAGAAAGGCCTGAACAGAGCTGCATCCACTTTCTTCTTCGCCGGTGTGCTGGTGGGGGCTATGGCCTTTGGATATCTGTCTGACAG GTTTGGGCGGAGGCGTCTGCTGCTGGTGGCCTACGTGAGTACCCTGGTGCTGGGCCTGGCATCTGCAGCCTCCGTCAGCTATGTAATGTTCGCCATCACCCGCACCCTCACTGGCTCAGCCCTGGCTGGTTTTACCATCATCGTGATGCCACTGG agctggagtggctggatgTGGAGCACCGCACTGTGGCCGGAGTCCTGAGCAGCACCTTCTGGACAGGAGGCGTGATGCTGCTGGCACTGGTTGGGTACCTGATACGGGACTGGCGATGGCTTCTGCTAGCTGTCACCCTGCCTTGTGCCCCAGGCATCCTCAGCCTCTG GTGGGTGCCTGAGTCTGCACGCTGGCTTCTAACTCAGGGCCGTGTGAAAGAGGCCCACAGGTACCTGCTCCACTGTGCCAGGCTCAATGGGCGGCCAGTGTGTGAGGACAGCCTCAGCCAGGAG GCTGTGAGCAAAGTGGCTGCCGAGGAACGGGTGGTCCGAAGACCTTCATACCTAGACCTGTTCCGCACGCCACGGCTCCGACACATCTCACTGTGCTGCGTGGTGGTGTG GTTCGGAGTGAACTTCTCCTATTACGGCCTGAGTCTGGATGTGTCAGGCTTGGGGCTGAATGTGTACCAGACGCAGCTGTTGTTTGGGGCCGTGGAATTGCCCTTCAAGTTGCTGGTCTACCTGTCGGTGCGCCACGCAGGACGCCGCCTCACGCAAGCCGGGACACTGCTGGGCACGGCCCTGGCGCTTGGCACTAGACTGCTAGTGTCCTCCG ACATGAAGTCCTGGAGCACCGTCCTGGCAGTGATGGGGAAAGGTTTTTCTGAAGCTGCCTTCACCACTGTCTACCTGTTCACTTCGGAGTTGTACCCTACGGTGCTCAG CCCGGGCCTCACCGAAGAAAACGGGTTGCTGGCAACGCGGACAGGTCCAGCTCATAGCTCCGCTCCAGGCAACGCACACGGCACACAGTAG